A single region of the Granulicella aggregans genome encodes:
- a CDS encoding GNAT family N-acetyltransferase: MHIRNATASDIPAIVRLEHRREFHTFIGTWPETKHAKTFADEDSCYLVVEDDAHEVVGYAILLGVASPDRSIELKRVVISAPGQGHGKQLLHFIANRVFNEYKAHRLFLDVYETNPRAKYVYATFGFSEDGILREAAFRDGHFYSMTLMSILDREYQARHSTNA, from the coding sequence ATGCACATCCGGAACGCCACCGCCTCCGACATCCCCGCGATTGTCCGCCTCGAACACCGCCGCGAGTTCCACACCTTCATCGGCACCTGGCCCGAAACCAAACACGCAAAGACCTTCGCCGACGAGGACTCCTGCTACCTCGTGGTCGAAGACGACGCGCACGAAGTCGTCGGCTACGCCATCCTCCTCGGCGTCGCCTCGCCCGACAGGTCGATCGAACTTAAGCGCGTCGTCATCTCCGCCCCCGGCCAGGGCCACGGCAAGCAACTCCTCCACTTCATAGCCAACCGAGTCTTCAACGAGTACAAAGCGCACCGCCTCTTCCTCGACGTCTACGAGACCAACCCACGCGCGAAGTACGTCTACGCCACCTTTGGATTTAGCGAGGACGGCATCCTCCGCGAAGCCGCCTTCCGCGACGGCCACTTCTACTCCATGACCCTCATGTCCATCCTCGACCGCGAGTACCAAGCCCGCCACTCCACCAATGCTTGA
- a CDS encoding TrmH family RNA methyltransferase produces the protein MAFSDSASAVITSRSNARIKQLRAAFAGQARLSGGLVAIEGDNLLNEALRSGMVLKTIFISERRELPRSVPKSVEALWLANDIFASVVETQSPQGIAALLVPPVHKLDAVISGTPLIVVAAGLQDPGNLGTLIRSAEAFGATGVLFTPGTVSAWNQKALRASAGSVFRTPVVVATLEDLVNLKSRGIQIAAAVAEDAYKVIPAHEADLTQPTAILIGNEGSGLADELLELADLFVTIPCPGRVESLNAAIAGSLLLYEAAQQRASKQPA, from the coding sequence ATGGCCTTCTCCGACAGCGCGAGCGCAGTCATCACCAGCCGCTCCAACGCCCGCATCAAACAACTCCGCGCCGCATTCGCCGGACAAGCCCGCCTCTCAGGCGGCCTCGTCGCCATCGAGGGCGACAACCTGCTCAACGAAGCCCTGCGCAGCGGCATGGTGCTCAAGACCATCTTCATCAGTGAGCGCCGCGAACTCCCCAGGTCCGTTCCGAAGAGCGTCGAAGCCCTCTGGCTGGCCAACGACATCTTCGCCAGCGTCGTTGAGACGCAGTCGCCGCAAGGCATCGCCGCCCTCCTCGTCCCGCCCGTCCACAAGCTCGACGCTGTCATCAGCGGCACGCCGCTCATCGTCGTGGCTGCCGGCCTGCAAGACCCCGGCAACCTGGGCACCCTCATCCGCTCCGCCGAGGCCTTCGGCGCAACCGGCGTCCTCTTCACTCCCGGCACCGTCAGCGCATGGAACCAGAAGGCCCTCCGCGCCTCTGCCGGCAGCGTCTTCCGCACACCCGTCGTAGTAGCCACGCTCGAAGACCTGGTCAACCTAAAATCTCGAGGCATCCAGATAGCCGCTGCCGTCGCTGAAGACGCCTACAAAGTCATCCCCGCCCACGAAGCCGACCTTACGCAACCAACAGCCATCCTCATTGGCAACGAAGGCTCCGGCCTCGCCGATGAACTCCTCGAACTTGCCGACCTCTTCGTCACCATCCCCTGCCCCGGCCGAGTGGAGAGCCTCAACGCCGCCATCGCAGGTTCGCTGCTCCTCTATGAAGCGGCCCAGCAGAGAGCATCCAAACAACCAGCATGA
- a CDS encoding replication-associated recombination protein A — protein sequence MSLFDTSPIATAANPRTTPLAERMRPRTLEEYVGQDHLLGPGKPLRLAIEHDDPTSMIFWGPPGTGKTTLAKIIAHRTQASFIEFSAVLSGIKEIKQVMVDAERASHMGSRTILFVDEIHRFNKAQQDAFLPYVERGTIRLIGATTENPSFEINAALLSRCRVYTLQGLSEPQVIGLLQRALTDTERGLGASGITADDEALATIAAYTSGDARNALNALDVAAKLAEGRGENLLTKTLVSEAMQRRVLLYDKKGEQHYDIISALHKSVRNSDPDAALYWLGRMLEAGEDPMYCARRVVRMAVEDIGLAAPEALNLCLSARDAMHFLGAPEGNLALAQAVVYLALAPKSNAVYTAYAAVQADIAATAAEPVPLHLRNAPTKLMKSLDYGKDYQYAHDVEGRVADMQCLPSSLANRRYYHPTNEGRERALAQRMEEIARIKSSKRE from the coding sequence ATGAGCCTCTTCGACACATCGCCGATCGCCACCGCCGCAAACCCGCGCACCACCCCGCTGGCCGAACGCATGCGACCACGCACCCTCGAAGAGTACGTCGGCCAGGACCACCTCCTTGGCCCAGGCAAGCCGCTGCGTCTCGCGATCGAGCACGACGATCCCACCTCCATGATCTTCTGGGGCCCTCCCGGCACCGGCAAGACAACTCTCGCCAAGATCATCGCCCACCGCACCCAGGCCAGCTTCATCGAGTTCTCCGCCGTCCTCTCCGGCATCAAGGAGATCAAGCAGGTTATGGTCGACGCCGAACGAGCCTCGCACATGGGTTCCCGCACCATCCTCTTCGTCGACGAGATCCATCGATTCAACAAGGCCCAGCAGGACGCCTTTCTCCCTTATGTCGAGCGCGGCACCATCCGCCTCATCGGTGCCACCACCGAGAATCCCTCCTTCGAGATCAACGCCGCGCTCCTCTCCCGCTGCCGCGTCTACACGCTTCAAGGCTTGAGCGAGCCGCAGGTCATCGGCCTGCTGCAACGCGCGCTCACCGACACCGAACGCGGCCTCGGAGCCTCTGGCATCACCGCAGACGACGAGGCGCTCGCCACCATCGCCGCCTACACAAGCGGCGACGCCCGCAACGCTCTTAACGCCCTCGACGTCGCCGCCAAGCTAGCCGAAGGCCGCGGCGAAAACCTCCTCACCAAGACTCTCGTCTCCGAGGCCATGCAGCGTCGCGTTCTCCTCTACGACAAGAAAGGCGAGCAGCACTACGACATCATCTCTGCCCTGCATAAGAGCGTCCGCAACTCCGACCCCGACGCTGCCCTCTACTGGCTGGGCCGCATGTTGGAGGCCGGCGAAGACCCCATGTACTGCGCCCGCCGCGTCGTCCGCATGGCCGTCGAAGACATCGGTCTGGCCGCGCCCGAAGCTTTAAACCTCTGCCTCTCCGCCCGCGACGCGATGCACTTTCTCGGAGCTCCCGAGGGCAACCTCGCCCTCGCCCAGGCCGTCGTCTATCTCGCCCTCGCTCCCAAGTCGAACGCCGTCTACACCGCCTACGCCGCCGTCCAGGCAGACATCGCCGCCACCGCGGCCGAGCCCGTCCCGCTCCATCTCCGCAACGCTCCGACCAAGCTGATGAAGTCCCTCGACTACGGCAAGGACTACCAGTACGCCCACGACGTAGAAGGCCGTGTCGCCGACATGCAATGCCTCCCATCCTCACTCGCCAACCGTCGCTACTACCACCCCACCAACGAAGGCCGCGAGCGCGCCCTCGCCCAGCGCATGGAAGAGATCGCCCGTATTAAGTCGTCCAAGCGCGAATAA
- a CDS encoding VOC family protein, which yields MTYPPLIPYLVVSDAAAAIDFYKSAFDAIELTRHTAGPTQQISHAHLLINGGSIMLSDDFSGMMGGKSMVPEALGGSPITLHLVLEDVDAFWERAVAAGALIKMELADQFWGDRYGQLVDPYGHIWSLGQTKAQLSDEQIKIASDAYFEGRV from the coding sequence ATGACCTATCCACCCCTGATCCCGTACCTCGTCGTCTCCGACGCCGCCGCAGCCATCGACTTCTACAAGTCCGCCTTCGATGCCATCGAGCTGACCCGTCACACCGCCGGGCCCACGCAGCAGATCTCCCACGCCCATCTGCTCATCAACGGCGGCAGCATCATGCTCTCTGACGACTTCTCGGGCATGATGGGCGGCAAGTCCATGGTCCCCGAAGCCCTCGGCGGCTCGCCCATCACCCTGCACCTCGTGCTCGAAGACGTCGACGCCTTCTGGGAGCGCGCCGTAGCCGCCGGTGCTCTGATCAAGATGGAACTCGCCGACCAGTTCTGGGGCGACCGCTACGGCCAGCTCGTCGATCCCTACGGCCACATCTGGTCGTTAGGTCAGACGAAGGCCCAGCTCAGCGACGAACAGATCAAGATCGCCTCCGACGCCTACTTCGAAGGTCGCGTATAA
- a CDS encoding protein-disulfide reductase DsbD family protein produces MKIRTYLSILLVAMCAIATSAQAQLTTVGDGGPGPVKAQHLTAELVTLGSTIAPGSTLQAGLVLTMEQHWHVYWVNAGDSGEPPHIKWTLPPGLSVGPLQFPAPSRLPLGPLMDFGYEDTAAFPFTFTASPKMKPGQVHVDALTDWLVCAQVCIPGKAHLGLTLMVGPAGAPVAPAGALGEALSLLPKPLPADAQVTVLGGKKLLAITLKSSSITNVNVDDVEFYPYDIDEIANAADQDVTATPDGFQMRIARADEKAKLPKELHGLLKLSDTESYEFTSAVVPGEVAPAPVKHAVASGVTTLGAIGLAFFGGIILNLMPCVFPVLFLKGLALVQSSGEERKELRRHGLVYTLGILVSFWAIVGVLLILRAGGSQAGWGFQLQSPAFIVVLASFIFFFALSLAGMFDIGLSLTSVGGELAQKQGYTGSFFTGVLATVVATPCTAPLMGAAIGFALVQPAWITFAIFTALALGLAMPYLLLSFQPAWTKILPRPGAWMEILKQLTAVPLFGTAIWLAYVYGSLNSGGATDPSEGVYKLSLLLGCFLVLAVAGWVLGKWPAKWGSFAAAVALIAVALAVPLYQPKDTNLVWAPYSQGALDAARKDGKPVFIDFTAAWCLSCQVNEKLVLHAADVQKQLSDRNVVLLRADWTKYDPEITKELASLGRSGVPTYVIYPSAKDAAPDVLPELLEKGLVLDAIKRDAVK; encoded by the coding sequence ATGAAGATTCGTACGTATCTCTCCATCTTGTTAGTCGCGATGTGTGCCATCGCGACTTCGGCGCAAGCCCAGCTTACGACGGTCGGCGACGGTGGGCCGGGGCCGGTGAAGGCGCAGCACCTGACGGCGGAGCTTGTGACGCTTGGGTCGACGATTGCGCCCGGAAGCACGCTGCAGGCCGGGCTGGTGCTGACCATGGAACAGCATTGGCATGTGTACTGGGTGAACGCTGGCGACTCGGGTGAGCCGCCGCACATCAAGTGGACGCTGCCTCCGGGGTTGTCGGTGGGGCCATTGCAGTTTCCCGCGCCGAGCCGTCTGCCGCTGGGTCCCCTGATGGACTTTGGATACGAAGACACGGCGGCATTCCCATTTACCTTTACTGCCTCGCCAAAGATGAAGCCGGGCCAGGTGCATGTCGATGCGCTGACCGACTGGTTGGTGTGTGCGCAGGTCTGCATTCCCGGCAAGGCGCATCTAGGGCTGACGCTGATGGTTGGGCCGGCGGGTGCTCCGGTTGCGCCTGCGGGCGCTCTTGGTGAGGCTCTGAGTCTGTTGCCGAAGCCGCTGCCTGCGGATGCGCAGGTGACGGTGCTGGGCGGGAAGAAGCTGCTCGCCATCACGCTGAAGAGCTCGTCGATTACGAACGTGAATGTGGATGATGTTGAGTTCTATCCGTACGATATCGACGAGATTGCTAATGCGGCGGACCAGGATGTGACGGCCACGCCGGATGGCTTCCAGATGCGGATCGCGCGGGCAGACGAGAAGGCGAAGCTGCCGAAGGAGCTGCACGGGCTCCTGAAGTTGTCGGACACGGAGAGCTATGAGTTCACCTCGGCGGTGGTGCCGGGCGAGGTAGCACCTGCGCCGGTCAAGCATGCTGTGGCTTCGGGCGTGACGACGCTGGGGGCGATTGGGCTGGCGTTTTTTGGCGGGATCATTCTGAACCTGATGCCATGCGTCTTTCCGGTGCTGTTTTTGAAGGGGCTGGCGCTGGTGCAGTCGTCGGGCGAGGAGCGGAAGGAGCTTCGCCGCCATGGGCTGGTGTACACGCTGGGGATTCTTGTGTCGTTCTGGGCGATCGTCGGCGTGCTGCTGATTCTTCGTGCGGGCGGTAGCCAGGCGGGGTGGGGATTCCAGTTGCAGTCGCCGGCGTTCATCGTGGTGCTGGCTTCGTTCATCTTTTTCTTTGCACTGTCGCTGGCGGGAATGTTCGACATTGGATTGTCGCTGACCAGCGTCGGTGGCGAGCTTGCTCAGAAGCAGGGCTATACCGGAAGCTTCTTTACGGGAGTGCTGGCGACGGTGGTGGCTACACCTTGCACCGCGCCGTTGATGGGAGCGGCGATTGGGTTTGCGCTGGTGCAGCCGGCGTGGATCACGTTTGCGATCTTCACGGCGCTGGCGCTGGGACTGGCTATGCCCTATCTGCTGCTGAGCTTCCAGCCGGCGTGGACGAAGATTCTGCCACGTCCGGGCGCGTGGATGGAGATATTGAAGCAGTTGACGGCGGTGCCGTTGTTTGGGACGGCAATCTGGCTGGCTTATGTCTACGGAAGCTTGAACTCGGGCGGAGCAACCGATCCGAGCGAGGGCGTTTATAAGCTGTCGCTGCTGCTGGGATGCTTCCTGGTGCTGGCGGTCGCAGGGTGGGTGCTGGGCAAGTGGCCGGCGAAGTGGGGAAGTTTCGCTGCGGCTGTCGCGTTAATCGCGGTTGCGTTGGCTGTCCCGCTGTATCAGCCGAAGGACACGAACCTGGTGTGGGCTCCTTACTCGCAGGGGGCGCTCGATGCGGCGCGCAAGGATGGCAAGCCGGTGTTTATCGACTTCACGGCGGCCTGGTGTCTGAGTTGCCAGGTGAACGAGAAGCTGGTGCTTCATGCAGCGGATGTTCAGAAGCAATTGAGCGACCGCAACGTGGTGCTGCTAAGGGCGGACTGGACAAAGTACGACCCGGAGATTACGAAGGAGCTGGCTTCGCTGGGGCGGAGTGGGGTGCCCACCTACGTGATCTATCCAAGCGCGAAGGATGCAGCACCGGATGTGTTGCCGGAGCTGCTGGAGAAGGGGCTTGTGCTGGATGCGATCAAGAGGGATGCGGTGAAGTAG
- a CDS encoding CoA-binding protein, giving the protein MNEPEVIRAMLGAKTIAVVGLSADAEKPSHYVSEYMQRHGYRIVPVNPSVETVLGEKSYKSLSDLPEKPDLVNVFRGAAVIPRIVEEMESLGLCNLWVQLGIINVEAAEKAEASGIRVVMDHCIMVEHRRMS; this is encoded by the coding sequence GTGAACGAGCCGGAAGTAATTCGAGCGATGCTCGGGGCGAAGACGATTGCCGTGGTGGGACTTTCGGCCGATGCGGAGAAGCCTAGCCACTATGTCTCGGAGTACATGCAGCGGCATGGTTATCGCATTGTTCCGGTGAATCCTTCGGTCGAAACGGTGCTGGGCGAGAAGAGTTATAAGTCGCTGAGCGACCTGCCGGAGAAGCCGGATCTGGTGAATGTCTTTCGGGGTGCGGCGGTGATTCCGCGCATTGTGGAAGAGATGGAGAGCCTGGGACTTTGTAACCTTTGGGTGCAGTTGGGAATCATAAACGTGGAAGCTGCCGAGAAGGCGGAGGCCAGCGGCATCCGCGTAGTTATGGATCATTGCATTATGGTTGAGCATCGCCGGATGTCATGA
- a CDS encoding DinB family protein: MAVADGENAELVKQLLALIEGKQAHVDLERAVKDFPEEMRGVVPEKLPYSAWQLIEHLRITQRDILEFCAPPTGGYQPMEWPKAYWPESSEPPYPGSWDQTLAAIESDRRKFEALLQKPGVDLYKPFRWGDGQNLLREAMLIADHNAYHLGELVVLRRLLGIWKS; encoded by the coding sequence ATGGCTGTGGCGGACGGAGAGAATGCGGAGCTGGTGAAGCAGTTGCTGGCGTTGATCGAGGGCAAGCAGGCGCATGTCGATCTCGAACGCGCGGTGAAGGACTTTCCAGAGGAGATGCGTGGGGTGGTGCCGGAGAAGCTGCCCTACTCGGCGTGGCAACTGATTGAGCATCTGCGGATCACGCAGCGCGACATCCTGGAGTTCTGTGCTCCGCCGACGGGCGGGTATCAGCCGATGGAGTGGCCGAAGGCGTATTGGCCGGAGTCTTCGGAGCCGCCTTACCCGGGGTCGTGGGATCAGACGCTGGCGGCAATCGAGAGCGACCGCCGGAAGTTTGAGGCTCTATTGCAGAAGCCGGGCGTGGATTTGTACAAGCCGTTTCGGTGGGGCGATGGGCAGAATCTGCTACGTGAGGCGATGTTGATTGCGGACCACAATGCGTATCATCTTGGGGAACTGGTGGTGTTGCGGCGGTTGTTGGGGATTTGGAAGTCGTAA
- a CDS encoding class I SAM-dependent methyltransferase, whose protein sequence is MATAAVTKPDYGVDAPAVLRNLFLFGSACLFAAGVIHAPIHIGNVILSLHSMFLWTGVALVVEGFLYLLYVKVGKMHHRDSMLAFHAWRGDEQVLDVGCGRGLLLIGAAKRVGSAGRATGIDIWSTVDMGGNAMAATQKNIELEGVADRCTLVSAGAQEMPFGDGSFDVIVSNLCLHNIYDKPTRQRALAEIVRVLKPGGQAILSDYKLTSQYGAYLRGAGFEVAKKRGSMWATFPPLTVVVARKPAA, encoded by the coding sequence ATGGCGACTGCAGCAGTGACTAAACCTGACTATGGCGTGGATGCACCGGCGGTGCTGCGCAATCTCTTTCTGTTCGGCTCTGCGTGCCTGTTCGCCGCTGGAGTGATTCATGCGCCGATCCATATAGGCAATGTGATCCTCTCGCTCCACAGCATGTTTCTCTGGACCGGGGTGGCACTCGTGGTGGAGGGATTTCTCTACCTGCTCTATGTGAAGGTAGGGAAGATGCACCATCGCGATTCCATGCTTGCGTTTCATGCGTGGCGCGGAGATGAACAGGTGCTCGATGTGGGATGTGGGCGCGGACTGCTGCTGATCGGCGCGGCCAAGCGGGTGGGCAGCGCAGGACGCGCGACTGGAATCGACATCTGGTCGACGGTGGACATGGGCGGAAACGCGATGGCAGCTACGCAGAAGAACATTGAGCTGGAGGGCGTGGCTGATCGCTGTACGCTGGTGAGTGCCGGAGCGCAGGAGATGCCATTCGGGGATGGTTCGTTCGACGTGATTGTGTCGAATCTGTGTCTGCACAACATTTATGACAAGCCGACAAGGCAGAGGGCGCTGGCGGAGATTGTGCGGGTGCTGAAGCCCGGCGGACAGGCGATTCTGTCGGACTACAAGTTGACCTCGCAGTATGGGGCGTACCTGCGTGGGGCGGGTTTTGAGGTGGCAAAGAAGAGGGGAAGTATGTGGGCCACGTTTCCGCCGCTTACTGTGGTGGTGGCTCGTAAGCCGGCTGCCTAA
- the prfB gene encoding peptide chain release factor 2 (programmed frameshift) has translation MISDLEYSYSPVRDKVRELREYLDSARLKRELATIEEKTSDPSVWADAARSQPLMRERKRLETLLADDAELERRSDDIEAYFELAKEGEDTEPDLVREIPALVEFAEKLESKTMLSGETDPLNAIVVVHPGAGGTESQDWAEMLMRMYIRWAEREGFKAELNEIQDGDEAGIKSATFTITGEFAFGLLSGETGVHRLVRISPFDSAKRRHTSFASVFVSPEIDDTIVIDIKTEDLRIDTYRSGGKGGQHVNTTDSAVRITHIPTGLVAGCQNERSQHKNKERAMKMLRSRLYEYELDKKKAITKKLEDSKLDIGFGSQIRSYVLQPYRMAKDLRTRVEVGDVDRVLDGYLEPFIRGYLRMRREGNFPAAAADDDDLG, from the exons ATGATTAGCGATCTCGAATACTCCTACTCCCCAGTGCGCGATAAAGTTCGTGAGCTGCGGGAGTATCTT GACTCTGCCCGCCTGAAGCGTGAACTCGCCACAATCGAAGAGAAGACATCCGATCCGAGCGTTTGGGCGGATGCGGCGCGTTCGCAGCCGTTGATGCGGGAGCGAAAGCGGCTGGAGACGCTGCTGGCCGATGACGCGGAACTGGAACGGCGTAGCGACGATATCGAGGCCTACTTCGAACTTGCCAAAGAGGGCGAAGACACTGAGCCTGATCTGGTTCGAGAGATTCCGGCGCTGGTGGAGTTTGCCGAGAAGCTGGAGTCGAAGACGATGCTCTCGGGCGAGACCGATCCGCTGAACGCCATCGTCGTCGTGCATCCGGGCGCGGGTGGGACGGAGAGCCAGGACTGGGCGGAGATGCTGATGCGGATGTATATCCGCTGGGCGGAGCGCGAGGGCTTCAAGGCGGAGCTGAACGAGATCCAGGACGGCGACGAGGCGGGCATCAAGTCGGCGACGTTTACGATCACGGGCGAGTTCGCGTTTGGGTTGCTCTCGGGAGAGACGGGCGTGCACCGGTTGGTGCGGATCTCGCCGTTCGACTCAGCGAAGCGGCGGCATACGAGCTTTGCGTCGGTCTTCGTGTCCCCTGAGATCGACGATACGATTGTGATCGACATCAAGACGGAAGACCTGCGGATCGATACGTATCGCTCTGGCGGCAAGGGCGGGCAGCATGTGAATACGACCGACTCCGCGGTACGGATTACGCATATTCCGACTGGGCTGGTGGCGGGGTGCCAGAATGAGCGGTCGCAGCATAAGAACAAAGAGCGTGCGATGAAGATGCTGCGCTCGCGGCTGTATGAGTACGAGCTGGATAAGAAGAAGGCGATCACGAAGAAGCTTGAGGATTCGAAGCTGGATATCGGGTTTGGATCGCAGATTCGGAGCTACGTGCTTCAGCCTTACCGGATGGCGAAGGACCTGAGGACGCGGGTCGAGGTGGGTGATGTGGACCGTGTGCTCGATGGGTATCTGGAGCCGTTTATTCGCGGGTATCTGCGGATGCGGCGCGAGGGGAACTTCCCGGCGGCAGCGGCGGATGACGACGATCTGGGCTAG